Proteins co-encoded in one Streptococcus parauberis NCFD 2020 genomic window:
- a CDS encoding SP_0009 family protein, which translates to MDDMIKKIETFLAYSDQKLEELHAENQKLKEDTYQENK; encoded by the coding sequence ATGGATGATATGATTAAAAAAATCGAAACATTTTTAGCCTATTCTGATCAAAAATTAGAAGAGTTACATGCTGAAAATCAAAAACTAAAAGAAGATACCTATCAGGAAAATAAATAA
- a CDS encoding serine hydrolase, with product MKKLLAIFVIFFFMSPIPIISTEKTLHLSKEKIFQLGQSVITKVTYFNSIPSNPNVFSEVNSYKDLELSQFAKAIVPNEDFKITDLLINANGKPVFHLTDGNYIEANKQLIFDDTLINQLEVNQDFWTQPNLTVYDQPYVKGIPASKKTIDSYQKVHASKLAQTQQGNYYYIDDKGWVSASGLSTSDNRMIKVQEMLSEKYNKDNYSVFVKQINTQASAGINADKQMYAASIAKLGTLYFVQERVNNGQLRLDSKFKYVDQVNHFNGDYDPSGSGQISKKADNKEYSVDNLLQGVSQHSDNVATNILGYYGADKYTSNFSTQMQALSGAPWDMEKRNLSSRQAASVMEAIYYQNGKIVSYLSHTDFDDQRISKNIKVPVAHKIGDAYDYKHDVAIVYADSPFILSIFTDKSDYDDLSKIADDVYSILK from the coding sequence ATGAAGAAATTACTAGCTATTTTTGTAATATTTTTTTTCATGTCTCCAATTCCAATTATTTCTACTGAGAAGACGCTTCACTTAAGTAAAGAAAAAATTTTTCAATTAGGTCAGTCAGTGATTACCAAGGTCACTTATTTTAATTCAATACCTAGTAATCCTAATGTTTTCTCGGAAGTAAATAGTTACAAAGATTTAGAATTAAGTCAATTTGCTAAAGCAATTGTTCCCAATGAAGATTTCAAAATTACAGATTTACTGATTAATGCTAACGGGAAACCCGTCTTTCATTTAACTGATGGTAATTACATTGAAGCTAATAAGCAATTGATTTTTGATGACACCTTAATCAATCAACTAGAAGTCAATCAAGATTTTTGGACACAACCAAATCTTACAGTATATGATCAACCTTATGTTAAGGGAATTCCAGCTTCTAAAAAGACAATTGACAGTTATCAGAAAGTCCATGCTAGTAAGCTAGCACAAACACAACAAGGTAATTATTATTATATTGATGATAAAGGTTGGGTTTCTGCTAGTGGCTTGTCGACCTCAGATAACCGGATGATTAAAGTTCAAGAAATGCTTTCTGAAAAATATAATAAAGATAATTACTCTGTTTTTGTGAAACAGATTAATACACAAGCAAGTGCAGGAATTAATGCTGACAAACAAATGTATGCAGCTAGTATTGCTAAATTAGGAACTTTATATTTTGTTCAGGAAAGAGTCAATAATGGACAATTAAGACTTGATAGCAAATTTAAGTATGTCGATCAAGTCAATCATTTTAATGGTGACTATGATCCTTCAGGTTCCGGTCAAATTAGTAAAAAAGCTGACAATAAAGAATATAGTGTAGATAACTTATTACAAGGTGTTTCCCAGCATTCAGACAATGTGGCTACTAATATTTTAGGATATTATGGTGCTGATAAATATACTTCAAATTTTTCTACCCAAATGCAAGCTTTATCTGGAGCACCATGGGATATGGAAAAACGCAATTTATCTTCACGACAAGCAGCTAGTGTAATGGAAGCTATCTATTATCAAAATGGCAAGATAGTATCTTACTTATCCCATACTGATTTTGATGATCAACGTATTTCTAAAAACATCAAAGTTCCAGTAGCTCATAAAATTGGAGATGCTTATGATTATAAGCATGATGTCGCCATTGTTTATGCTGATTCTCCATTTATCCTTTCTATTTTTACTGATAAGTCAGATTATGATGATTTAAGTAAAATTGCCGATGACGTATACTCTATATTAAAATGA
- the tilS gene encoding tRNA lysidine(34) synthetase TilS: MTYQKIYNYIKNKGLFDQHQRVLIAVSGGVDSMNLLHFLHVNQKNLEINIAIAHVNHKQRLESDQEEAYLESWAKKNNIPFYQTAFSGHFSESKARDFRYAFFKKIMETENYSALVTAHHADDQVETVFMRLLRGTRLRHLSSIKECQSFGSGQLIRPFLTIAKADLPDIFHFEDASNQTNDYLRNRIRNQYLPELRQENPQFDFALRDLAQESHLLVQALKDLIYADKLNQFSYFLGNSRAVQFFCFQEYLERFTDLVISKSQFEDLLSLVRRKKIGTYPINQSYQLDIQENQFVIEKFSPKTEGNLSHVLIEYGTSNKYNNFTFTFSPLSQEQDSVFQIPVYQMTPITLRGRQAGDKIDFGQFSKKIRRLFIDDKFTAKERENAIIGLQDDQIIFVIIADKTYLRKASKHDIMLAKLYVEKLEKR, from the coding sequence ATGACATATCAAAAAATTTATAATTATATCAAAAATAAAGGCTTATTCGACCAACATCAACGGGTATTAATAGCAGTATCTGGTGGAGTAGATTCAATGAATTTACTGCACTTTTTGCATGTTAACCAGAAAAATTTGGAGATTAATATTGCAATTGCACATGTCAATCACAAACAACGTTTGGAATCTGATCAAGAAGAAGCCTATCTCGAATCTTGGGCAAAAAAAAATAATATTCCTTTTTATCAAACAGCTTTTTCAGGTCATTTTAGTGAAAGCAAAGCCCGTGATTTTCGTTATGCTTTTTTTAAGAAAATCATGGAAACTGAAAATTATTCTGCCTTGGTGACAGCTCATCATGCAGACGATCAAGTTGAAACAGTCTTTATGCGTCTGCTCAGAGGAACGAGATTAAGACACCTTTCTTCTATTAAAGAGTGTCAATCTTTTGGAAGTGGTCAACTAATCCGGCCTTTTCTAACCATAGCTAAAGCTGACTTGCCAGATATCTTTCACTTTGAAGATGCTTCTAATCAAACAAATGACTACTTAAGAAATCGGATTAGAAATCAGTATCTTCCGGAACTACGACAGGAAAATCCGCAGTTTGATTTTGCTTTGCGAGATTTAGCTCAAGAATCTCACTTGCTTGTTCAAGCTTTGAAAGATTTAATCTATGCTGATAAACTCAATCAATTTTCGTATTTTTTGGGGAATAGCAGAGCTGTTCAATTTTTTTGTTTTCAAGAATATCTCGAACGCTTTACTGATTTAGTGATCTCAAAAAGTCAATTTGAGGATTTGTTATCATTAGTTAGACGTAAAAAAATTGGGACATATCCGATAAATCAAAGTTATCAATTAGACATTCAAGAAAATCAATTTGTTATTGAAAAATTCAGTCCAAAGACGGAGGGAAATCTCAGTCATGTTCTGATAGAATATGGTACTAGTAATAAGTACAATAATTTTACTTTTACCTTTAGTCCCTTATCTCAAGAACAAGATAGTGTATTTCAAATACCAGTCTATCAGATGACACCAATTACTTTGCGTGGACGACAGGCTGGTGATAAAATTGATTTTGGTCAATTTTCAAAAAAAATCAGAAGACTCTTTATAGATGACAAATTCACTGCTAAAGAGCGAGAAAATGCTATAATTGGATTACAAGATGACCAGATTATATTTGTTATTATTGCTGATAAAACATATTTGAGAAAAGCATCTAAACATGATATAATGTTGGCTAAACTGTATGTTGAAAAATTAGAAAAAAGGTGA
- the hpt gene encoding hypoxanthine phosphoribosyltransferase: MLEQDIKRILYSEEDIINKTKELGQKLTEDYQGKNPLMVGVLKGSVPFMAELMKHIDTHVEIDFMVVSSYHGGTTSSGEVQILKDVDTNIEGRDIIFVEDIIDTGRTLKYLRDMFKYRQANSVKIVTLFDKPEGRVVDIDADYVCYDVPNEFIVGFGLDYAENYRNLPYVGVLKEEVYTK; this comes from the coding sequence ATGCTGGAGCAAGATATTAAAAGAATCCTCTATTCAGAAGAAGACATTATTAACAAAACAAAAGAACTAGGTCAAAAACTAACTGAAGATTATCAAGGGAAAAATCCTTTAATGGTTGGTGTTTTAAAAGGATCAGTTCCATTTATGGCTGAATTAATGAAGCACATTGATACTCATGTTGAAATTGATTTCATGGTCGTTTCTAGTTATCATGGCGGTACTACAAGTAGTGGTGAAGTTCAAATCTTAAAAGATGTGGACACAAATATTGAAGGTAGAGATATTATCTTTGTCGAAGATATTATTGATACTGGACGTACTTTGAAATATTTACGTGATATGTTTAAATACCGTCAAGCTAATTCAGTAAAAATTGTTACTTTGTTTGACAAACCTGAAGGTCGTGTTGTCGATATCGATGCGGACTATGTTTGTTATGATGTACCAAATGAATTTATTGTAGGATTTGGTTTAGATTACGCGGAAAACTATCGTAATCTACCGTACGTTGGAGTATTAAAAGAAGAAGTCTATACAAAATAG
- a CDS encoding FtsB family cell division protein, whose product MKKPSIVQLNNQYIHSEKLKKRFEEEEDKKRNRFIGWILVVMIFLFILPTFNLVKSYVGLEQQNQQIIKLKKEYKALEKSTKKEQSFAKQLKDDDYVRKYARAKYYLSREGEKIYPIPGLLPK is encoded by the coding sequence ATGAAGAAGCCTAGTATTGTTCAATTAAATAATCAATACATCCATAGTGAAAAGTTAAAAAAACGTTTTGAAGAAGAAGAAGACAAAAAACGCAATCGATTTATTGGTTGGATTTTAGTGGTAATGATTTTTCTTTTTATTCTTCCAACATTTAATTTGGTAAAAAGTTATGTTGGTTTGGAACAACAAAATCAACAAATTATCAAATTGAAAAAAGAATATAAAGCTTTGGAAAAAAGTACCAAAAAAGAACAAAGTTTTGCAAAGCAATTAAAAGATGACGATTACGTCAGAAAATATGCGCGTGCAAAGTATTATCTATCTAGGGAAGGGGAAAAAATTTATCCTATTCCAGGATTATTACCAAAATAA